Proteins encoded together in one Candidatus Aminicenantes bacterium window:
- a CDS encoding adenine phosphoribosyltransferase, with protein MDFEKWIRDVPDFPKPGIMFKDITTLLQEGKAFRQAMNQIVKRYLDSGLDKVVGIEARGFILGGVLAYKLGCGFVPARKPGKLPAPAIREEYTLEYGSNALEIHQDSIKKGDRVLIVDDLLATGGTALATAKLVEKLGGEVVAIQFLIELEFLHGREKLLKYPLHSLIVF; from the coding sequence ACGTGCCCGATTTTCCCAAACCAGGCATCATGTTCAAGGATATCACCACCTTGCTGCAGGAGGGCAAGGCTTTCCGCCAGGCCATGAACCAGATCGTCAAGCGCTACCTGGACTCAGGCCTCGACAAGGTCGTGGGCATCGAGGCCCGCGGCTTCATCCTCGGCGGCGTGTTGGCCTACAAGCTCGGCTGCGGTTTCGTCCCGGCCCGCAAGCCCGGCAAGCTGCCGGCGCCGGCGATCCGCGAAGAGTACACTCTCGAATACGGCAGCAACGCGCTGGAAATCCACCAGGACAGCATCAAAAAGGGCGACCGGGTCCTGATCGTCGACGACCTGCTGGCGACGGGTGGAACCGCTTTGGCGACGGCCAAACTCGTGGAAAAGTTGGGCGGGGAAGTGGTCGCCATCCAGTTTCTGATCGAACTGGAGTTCTTGCACGGCCGGGAAAAGCTGCTGAAATACCCGCTGCATAGCCTGATCGTTTTCTAG
- a CDS encoding ATP-binding protein — protein MEAVLSPRLKNVACACLAGLLAAGALYCKIVLPRAWNTETVALRLNENSARIEALLAVEIDRLMLRSERLLKRFKAGRLTAAELDKKEALVSEKNGVIDFYYGEIYFFKSLALAEGDWRLVRKNQDIYFFRRLDGPICYLRYLMDSKSNLVRQAWKYPCLLFDLKYSPEPLSRGGTGLSFDQAQKSYYYSHILKAGRSQLVVNLIFSEADFSRYFKKRDSLFFFGFAFFLFLVLSVAFGKRPWLQLPAMAGMAWSAWFFLAWFCPPDIYILRLAPALQSVWQLLVVLLFLLAVFLRFGGRRLPAVNWAAFVLFNLLCGAAFYSMAAVLPGLEFPFSEFALHPGYLGLLAFLIGLHVFPLLAAVRLQKPATWRAGWPVALLQLVLVTLAIPFFPSLLFSYSLLALIYIVFLFWRRRFWTHVLLLALLALSISHWLSVYSRLEKQEFISSNLKNIFASQNQFAKLVAREIVYEINSQKEQFYSLFREDIRDELTGIWQNTLAAREAIASGIYVVAEDNRLLHSFSYQIPYIDVHKKDIFPFWHVEAVDADLFGKKVSLAVATINVFQKGRYLGYIMVQVLNSAESVLRSLGQKSVFNLDRKISATGMGYIKVDGSGAIRENPANINLENLDALLATADRWISFRTMGVEYRGYVFRSNDETIIVFYPQNAFFKTFSEWIKILIVLILLAMAFYFRRLREFQWRFLFQSFSLKVFAILVLLTMITAVVFSIFSLNFNSLALETQLNRAIYERGRSALNIINNLLAEDNEITQNHLFLLEKILENDISVYENGVLLYTSNHRKIIQSQLPIYLNSGIRAVLQRGNQQFYLQKMENSLALFFSAGGAYIFDIEFAYNRANLAESRRTYVDFLITVFFILIVCGMAAAFFFRNKIMAPIHLLNRGMADVQQGRLQPLEDVPAEIELRELVQGFNAMVEGIKEQKKNVSEIARMKTLVELGRRVAHEVKNPLTPIKLSAEQILRSLQDADNDPKPVITSAVRYIIEESEHLQRVAYGFLNLSKLDELQAEPFMLDELIAEEISRLRSVYPEIRFAGPEPAKAIAVKADRLKIKQVISNIISNSLEAIGNNPGQVSLCVEEQGADILIAVSDDGAGISAEELALINGENYSSKDLGTGLGLVIARRFLELHRGSLQIESRPHEGTTVFLRFKKDVTQA, from the coding sequence ATGGAAGCTGTACTATCTCCGCGGCTTAAAAATGTAGCCTGCGCCTGCCTGGCTGGCCTGCTTGCCGCTGGGGCACTGTATTGCAAGATCGTTCTTCCCCGCGCCTGGAACACGGAGACCGTCGCCCTGCGGCTGAATGAAAACAGCGCCAGGATCGAGGCGCTGCTGGCCGTTGAGATCGACCGGCTCATGCTCCGCTCGGAGCGGCTGCTGAAACGATTCAAGGCCGGACGCTTGACGGCCGCGGAGTTGGATAAAAAGGAAGCCCTGGTCAGTGAAAAGAACGGCGTGATCGATTTTTACTACGGGGAGATCTATTTTTTCAAATCACTTGCTTTGGCCGAAGGCGATTGGCGCCTGGTCAGGAAGAACCAGGACATCTATTTTTTCCGCCGCCTGGACGGTCCGATCTGCTACCTGCGTTATCTCATGGACAGCAAGTCGAATCTGGTACGGCAGGCGTGGAAGTACCCGTGCTTGCTGTTCGACCTCAAGTACTCGCCCGAACCGTTAAGCCGCGGCGGTACCGGCTTGTCTTTCGACCAGGCACAGAAGAGTTATTACTACAGCCATATTCTCAAGGCCGGTCGCAGCCAGCTCGTCGTCAACCTCATTTTTTCGGAGGCGGACTTTTCACGCTATTTTAAAAAGCGCGACAGCCTGTTTTTTTTCGGATTTGCCTTTTTCCTGTTTTTGGTCCTGTCGGTGGCGTTTGGCAAGCGACCCTGGCTGCAGCTGCCGGCCATGGCCGGCATGGCTTGGTCGGCCTGGTTTTTCCTCGCCTGGTTCTGCCCGCCCGATATATACATCCTCCGTTTGGCGCCGGCCCTGCAATCCGTTTGGCAGCTGCTGGTGGTGTTGCTTTTTTTGCTGGCGGTCTTTTTGCGCTTTGGCGGTCGGAGACTGCCGGCCGTCAACTGGGCGGCGTTCGTTCTTTTCAACCTGCTATGCGGCGCGGCCTTCTATTCCATGGCCGCAGTTTTGCCCGGCCTGGAATTCCCGTTTTCCGAATTCGCCTTGCACCCGGGCTATCTGGGGTTGCTGGCCTTCCTGATCGGGCTTCATGTCTTTCCTCTGCTCGCCGCGGTCAGGCTGCAAAAGCCGGCCACCTGGCGGGCCGGCTGGCCGGTGGCCCTGCTGCAACTCGTTCTGGTGACCCTGGCCATCCCATTTTTCCCTTCCCTCCTGTTCAGCTATTCCCTGCTGGCACTAATCTATATTGTTTTTCTCTTTTGGCGGCGGCGTTTCTGGACGCACGTCTTGCTGCTGGCGTTGCTGGCCCTGTCGATCAGCCATTGGTTGTCCGTCTATTCACGGCTGGAAAAACAGGAATTCATCAGCAGCAACCTGAAGAACATTTTTGCCAGCCAGAATCAGTTCGCCAAGCTGGTCGCCCGGGAGATCGTTTACGAGATCAATTCCCAGAAGGAACAATTTTACTCGCTGTTCAGGGAGGACATTCGCGACGAGTTGACCGGCATCTGGCAAAATACGCTGGCGGCCCGCGAGGCCATCGCGTCGGGCATCTACGTGGTGGCCGAAGACAACCGGCTGCTCCATTCGTTTTCCTACCAGATCCCCTACATCGACGTTCACAAAAAGGATATTTTCCCCTTCTGGCACGTCGAGGCCGTTGACGCCGATCTGTTCGGGAAGAAAGTGAGCCTGGCGGTAGCCACGATCAACGTTTTCCAAAAGGGGCGCTACCTCGGTTACATCATGGTGCAAGTCCTCAATTCGGCCGAATCGGTGTTGCGCAGCCTCGGGCAGAAATCGGTCTTCAACCTGGACCGGAAAATCAGCGCCACCGGCATGGGCTATATCAAGGTGGACGGCTCGGGCGCGATCCGGGAGAATCCGGCCAACATCAATTTGGAAAACCTGGACGCGTTGCTTGCGACCGCCGACCGCTGGATCTCCTTCCGCACCATGGGGGTCGAGTATCGCGGCTACGTCTTCAGAAGCAATGACGAAACAATCATTGTTTTTTATCCGCAAAATGCTTTTTTCAAAACATTCTCGGAATGGATAAAAATTCTGATCGTCCTGATCCTGCTGGCAATGGCTTTCTACTTTCGTCGCCTGAGGGAATTCCAATGGCGTTTTCTCTTTCAATCGTTCTCGCTGAAGGTTTTCGCCATCCTGGTGCTGCTGACCATGATCACGGCGGTCGTTTTTTCCATTTTCTCGCTGAATTTCAATTCGCTGGCGCTGGAAACCCAGCTCAACCGGGCGATCTACGAAAGGGGACGCTCGGCCCTGAACATCATCAACAACCTTTTGGCCGAAGACAATGAAATCACCCAGAATCATTTGTTCCTTCTGGAAAAAATATTGGAAAACGACATCAGCGTCTACGAAAACGGGGTCTTGCTATACACCTCCAACCACCGCAAGATCATCCAGTCGCAATTGCCCATCTATCTGAATTCGGGGATCCGCGCTGTCCTGCAGCGGGGCAACCAGCAGTTTTACCTGCAGAAAATGGAGAATTCGCTGGCTCTGTTTTTCAGCGCCGGCGGCGCTTACATTTTTGACATTGAATTCGCCTACAATCGCGCCAATCTGGCCGAGTCCCGCCGCACCTATGTCGACTTCCTGATCACCGTTTTTTTCATTCTGATCGTCTGCGGCATGGCGGCCGCATTTTTCTTCCGCAACAAGATCATGGCGCCGATCCATCTCCTGAACCGGGGCATGGCCGACGTGCAGCAGGGCCGCCTGCAGCCTCTGGAGGACGTGCCCGCGGAGATCGAATTGCGGGAACTGGTGCAGGGCTTCAACGCCATGGTCGAGGGCATCAAGGAGCAGAAAAAAAACGTCTCGGAGATCGCCCGGATGAAAACCCTGGTCGAACTCGGCCGCCGGGTAGCGCACGAAGTCAAGAACCCGCTGACCCCGATCAAGCTTTCGGCGGAGCAGATCCTGCGTTCGCTGCAGGATGCGGACAATGATCCCAAACCGGTGATTACCAGCGCCGTTCGCTACATCATCGAGGAAAGCGAGCACCTGCAGCGGGTGGCCTACGGGTTTCTGAATCTGTCCAAGCTTGACGAACTGCAAGCCGAGCCGTTCATGCTCGACGAGCTGATCGCCGAGGAGATATCCCGGCTGCGGTCGGTCTACCCCGAAATCCGTTTTGCCGGGCCCGAACCGGCCAAGGCGATCGCGGTGAAGGCCGACCGCCTAAAAATCAAGCAGGTGATTTCGAACATCATCAGCAATTCCCTCGAGGCCATCGGCAACAATCCGGGGCAGGTTTCCCTGTGCGTGGAGGAA